The genomic window CGCGAGACCACGGCCGCCCGCACGGCCGGGTCCGGCTTGGCGACGTCGAGGGCTTGCAGCCACTGGCCGCGCGCCGCCATGTCGAAGGCGCGGGATGCCGGCTGCGGGTAGAGTTCGACGACGTGCGGCCCCTCGCGAGCCTCCTCCAGATCGGCCGGGCCGCGCCGGCCCAGCACCAGGGTGACGCGTTGCTCCCGGAAGGCCTCCCTGAGTTCGCGCGTCGTCAGAGTGGCGACCGGGCGGCCATTGACCGCCAGGATGCGGAGGACCTGGGCGGTACGCGCCGTGGGAGGCCCGCCGGAAACGCCCGCGATCCCGGCCAGGGACGCCGCCGACCCCTTCGCCACGTGGGTGACGAGGACGCTCTGCCGGGTCGTTTGGACGTGCAGGCCGGAATTGCCGAGCCAGCCCTTGAAGCTGGCCCGCAGCACCGGGCCCATGGGCGCGGCGAGAGCGGGCAACGCCGCCAAGCCATACGCCAGGACAAGGGCGAGGACGCGCACGCTAGCCATCCATGCCCTCCACCAGCCGCTCCCACTCGGCGTTGGCCGTTGCGAGCGCGGTCTCGACGGTCGCGTACTCCGCCACCACGGCCGCCGGATCGGGTGGAACCGCGCCCTCGTGCGCGACGACATAGGCCGCGGGATCGGCCAGCATTGCCGCCAGCGATTTCTTCCGATCCTCGAGCTCGAAGATCCGCTCCTCGGCTTCCGCGAGAAGCCTGGCCCGTTTGAAGGCGCTCATCTTGACCGGTGCGTGGGCGCCATTGCCCACAACTGCTTTATTCCCAGAAACCGCCTTGCGCGCCACGGGCGCCGGAACCGCGGCTTCGGCCGCAAGATCCTGCGCGGCCCGCCAGTCGCTGTAGGTTCCGGGAGCCATGATCCCGTCCGGCAGCGACAGCACGTGCGTCGCCACCCGATCCAGGACGTGCCGATCATGCGACGCGAGCAGCACCGTCCCGCCGAAGGCGGCCAGGGCGTCTGCCAGCACGTCCTTGCTCGCCATGTCCAGGTGGTTGGTCGGTTCGTCGAGGAGGAGCAGGTTGTGCGGCTCGAGAAGCAGGATGGCGAGGGCCAGCCTGGCGCGCTCCCCGCCCGAGAGCTTCGTCACGACCTTGCTCACGTCCTCGCCGCGAAACAGGAACCCCGCAAGCAGCGACCGCACCTCGAAAAGCGACCAGCGATCGGGCGCCGCCCGGTATGCCGCCTCCTGGACTGTGAGGTCGGGTTCCAGGCGATCGGCGGCGTGCTGCGCGAAGTAGCCGGCCAAGACCCGTTGCCCGAACCGGATCTCGCCGCCGTCCGGGCCCTCTGTTCCCGCCAGGACTCGCAGCAACGTGGACTTCCCGCTGCCGTTGGGGCCGACCAGCACCACGCGCATGCCTCTTTCGAGTTCCAGATCGAACTGCGAAAGGACCTGCCGGCCGCCGTAGGCCTTGGACAGCGCCGTGAGGCGCACCACCAGCCTGGCCGAGGCGGGTCCGGCGGCGAACTTGAAGCGGACCTCCGGCGCCCTGGTCGGCGCGACGATTCGCTCGATCTTGGCGACCTGCTTCTCTCGGCTCTTGGCCGCGGTGGACTTCGTGGCCGAGGCGCGGAAGCGCTCGATGAATGCGCGGGCCTTCGCCAGTTCGCGCTCCTGGA from Candidatus Tanganyikabacteria bacterium includes these protein-coding regions:
- a CDS encoding ABC-F family ATP-binding cassette domain-containing protein; protein product: MVIVLSRVAKYYGGRRILDAVDWRAGPGDRVGLIGANGAGKSTLLKLLCGREDADEGTVDVPRSTKVGYLAQEPPDLGDRKLHDVLWDALESIRALGKELAALGERMAATSPGPALDAMVEEQARLAERFEFGGGYEAEAQIGRVASGLGFRPGDLERPLSTFSGGWQMRAALGRLLLSRPDALLLDEPTNHLDLLAIEWLEGYLLGLESTVVVVSHDRRFLDRVCNRIAELDRGILTEWAGNYTAYLAARTARDAALESAAALQERELAKARAFIERFRASATKSTAAKSREKQVAKIERIVAPTRAPEVRFKFAAGPASARLVVRLTALSKAYGGRQVLSQFDLELERGMRVVLVGPNGSGKSTLLRVLAGTEGPDGGEIRFGQRVLAGYFAQHAADRLEPDLTVQEAAYRAAPDRWSLFEVRSLLAGFLFRGEDVSKVVTKLSGGERARLALAILLLEPHNLLLLDEPTNHLDMASKDVLADALAAFGGTVLLASHDRHVLDRVATHVLSLPDGIMAPGTYSDWRAAQDLAAEAAVPAPVARKAVSGNKAVVGNGAHAPVKMSAFKRARLLAEAEERIFELEDRKKSLAAMLADPAAYVVAHEGAVPPDPAAVVAEYATVETALATANAEWERLVEGMDG